In a single window of the Pandoraea pulmonicola genome:
- a CDS encoding HlyD family efflux transporter periplasmic adaptor subunit, with amino-acid sequence MSDNQQQAPAQQPAQSNGKRRRMMLTLTAVIAIAAIGYGAYYALYARYYEDTDDAYVAGNVVQITPQVAGTVTGVKVDDTQMVKAGQPLVTLDQADARVALLQAEANLAQTVRQVRTYFVNNDAYAATVAMRESELAKAQADVKRREMAIATGAVSREELAHAQDAVKAARAALEQARAQLVSNKALTDKTSVTTHPNVQQAAAKVRASYLDYARTTIPAPVDGYVAKRSVQVGQRVATGAPLMALVPLNEVWVDANFKEVQIAHMRVGQPVTLTADVYGSSVEYKGTVAGFSAGTGSAFSLLPAQNATGNWIKVVQRLPVRIALDPKQLQEHPLRVGLSMQVKVNVRNTDGKELREAPALPVYSTDVYDKVGHDADDIVARIITENAGAPLASGSANDTRNQPARARPL; translated from the coding sequence ATGAGCGACAACCAACAACAAGCGCCTGCCCAGCAGCCGGCTCAGAGCAATGGCAAGCGCCGCCGCATGATGCTGACGCTGACGGCCGTGATCGCGATTGCGGCCATCGGCTACGGCGCCTACTACGCGCTGTACGCGCGCTATTACGAAGACACCGACGACGCCTACGTCGCGGGCAACGTCGTGCAGATCACCCCGCAAGTGGCGGGCACGGTCACCGGCGTGAAGGTCGACGACACGCAGATGGTCAAGGCCGGCCAGCCGCTGGTCACGCTCGACCAGGCCGACGCCCGCGTGGCGCTGCTGCAGGCCGAGGCGAATCTGGCGCAGACCGTGCGTCAGGTTCGTACCTATTTCGTGAACAACGACGCCTATGCGGCCACCGTCGCGATGCGCGAGTCGGAACTCGCCAAGGCGCAGGCCGACGTGAAGCGCCGTGAGATGGCGATCGCCACGGGCGCCGTGTCGCGTGAAGAACTGGCCCACGCGCAGGACGCCGTGAAGGCCGCCCGCGCCGCGCTCGAACAGGCTCGCGCGCAACTCGTGTCGAACAAGGCACTCACCGACAAGACGTCGGTGACCACGCATCCGAACGTGCAACAGGCCGCCGCCAAGGTGCGCGCCTCGTACCTCGACTACGCCCGCACGACGATTCCGGCGCCGGTCGACGGTTACGTCGCCAAGCGTTCGGTGCAGGTCGGCCAGCGAGTCGCGACGGGCGCTCCGCTCATGGCGCTCGTGCCGCTCAACGAAGTGTGGGTCGACGCCAACTTCAAGGAAGTGCAGATCGCGCACATGCGCGTGGGTCAGCCCGTGACGCTCACGGCCGACGTGTACGGTTCGTCGGTGGAATACAAGGGCACGGTCGCCGGCTTCTCGGCAGGCACTGGCAGCGCGTTCTCGCTGCTGCCGGCGCAAAACGCCACGGGCAACTGGATCAAGGTGGTGCAACGCCTGCCGGTGCGCATCGCACTCGACCCGAAGCAGTTGCAGGAGCACCCGCTGCGTGTCGGTCTGTCGATGCAGGTCAAGGTGAACGTGCGCAACACCGACGGCAAGGAACTGCGCGAGGCGCCCGCGCTGCCGGTGTATTCGACCGACGTCTACGACAAGGTCGGGCACGACGCCGACGACATCGTCGCCAGGATCATCACCGAAAACGCCGGTGCGCCGCTCGCCTCGGGCAGCGCCAACGACACGCGCAACCAGCCGGCCCGCGCTCGTCCCCTGTAA
- a CDS encoding efflux transporter outer membrane subunit, producing the protein MKAASPFLPRQRARSAISALCVAAVTLGFAGCANFAGIHSDKQIRTPDQYQTQRSLPSEGGQWPGTDWAQRFGDPQLVSLIDEALAGNPDLAMAAARLKSAQAQTEGAAAALLPSVNFSGDVYRQKFTENTIYPPGYGGNWFTQGDLNATLSWELDLWGKNRSARAQAISAERAEEAEDQEVRLALATAVARAYNQLAQQYALHDVLERTARQRQNLGKLTADRVRAGLDTQVEQKQADSNTADIATQLAQLDGQILLTRHQLGVLLGKGPDRGLEIQRPKLAEQPTPALPDNLPLALLGRRPDIVTARWSVEAQLKGVDVAKARFYPDVNLNAAFGYSTFGLGKLIDPSSQNIQFGPVISLPIFDGGRLRANLKGQYAAYESAVANYDATLNKALGDIADRMSSIRSADKQMVSQRVAQDAAQRAYDLAVDRYKAGLTPQLTVLAAESSLLTQEQARVNIESARRDQQIGLIKALGGGFDAQAAGLVVGQERPARAEGDAPQTH; encoded by the coding sequence ATGAAAGCGGCCTCACCGTTCCTCCCGCGTCAGCGGGCCCGCTCAGCGATTTCCGCCCTGTGTGTGGCGGCCGTGACGCTGGGCTTTGCCGGTTGCGCGAACTTCGCCGGCATCCACAGCGACAAGCAGATCCGCACGCCGGATCAGTACCAGACCCAGCGCAGCCTGCCCTCCGAGGGCGGCCAGTGGCCCGGCACGGACTGGGCCCAGCGCTTTGGCGATCCGCAACTGGTGTCGCTGATCGACGAAGCCCTCGCGGGCAATCCCGATCTGGCGATGGCCGCCGCGCGTCTGAAGTCGGCGCAGGCGCAGACTGAAGGCGCCGCCGCCGCGCTGCTGCCGTCGGTCAACTTCTCGGGCGACGTCTATCGTCAAAAATTCACCGAGAACACCATCTACCCGCCGGGCTACGGCGGCAACTGGTTCACACAGGGCGACCTGAACGCCACGCTGTCGTGGGAGCTCGACCTGTGGGGCAAGAACCGCTCGGCGCGCGCCCAGGCCATTTCGGCCGAACGCGCCGAAGAAGCCGAAGACCAGGAAGTGCGCCTCGCCCTCGCCACGGCCGTCGCGCGCGCTTACAACCAGCTCGCCCAGCAATACGCGCTGCATGACGTGCTCGAACGCACGGCCCGGCAGCGCCAGAACCTCGGCAAACTCACCGCCGATCGCGTGCGCGCCGGTCTCGACACGCAAGTCGAACAGAAACAGGCCGACAGCAATACGGCCGATATCGCCACACAACTCGCGCAGCTCGACGGACAGATCCTGCTCACGCGCCACCAGCTTGGCGTGCTGCTCGGCAAGGGCCCGGATCGCGGTCTGGAAATCCAGCGTCCGAAGCTCGCCGAACAACCGACGCCCGCCCTGCCCGACAACCTGCCGCTCGCCCTGCTCGGCCGCCGCCCCGACATCGTGACGGCGCGCTGGAGCGTCGAAGCGCAACTCAAGGGCGTCGACGTCGCGAAGGCGCGCTTCTACCCCGATGTGAACCTGAACGCCGCGTTCGGCTATTCGACCTTCGGGCTGGGCAAGCTGATCGACCCGAGCAGCCAGAACATTCAGTTCGGCCCGGTGATCTCGCTGCCGATCTTCGACGGCGGACGTCTGCGCGCCAACCTCAAGGGCCAGTACGCCGCGTACGAAAGCGCCGTCGCGAACTACGACGCCACACTGAACAAGGCGCTGGGCGACATCGCCGATCGCATGTCGTCGATCCGTTCGGCCGACAAGCAGATGGTGTCGCAACGCGTGGCACAGGACGCCGCGCAGCGCGCCTACGACCTGGCCGTCGACCGATACAAGGCGGGCCTCACGCCTCAGCTCACCGTGCTCGCCGCGGAGTCTTCGCTGCTGACGCAGGAACAGGCGCGCGTGAACATCGAAAGCGCCCGTCGCGATCAGCAGATCGGTCTGATCAAGGCGCTGGGCGGCGGGTTCGACGCCCAGGCCGCAGGTCTCGTCGTGGGTCAGGAGCGCCCGGCCAGGGCCGAAGGCGACGCCCCGCAGACGCACTGA
- a CDS encoding MarR family winged helix-turn-helix transcriptional regulator — protein sequence MSEPSAPLSETSAPPANPTVDSTIQSPRNAYDIDDSLGYLVARVRQLIMAELTKETSQFGLTSTQATMLYKVATGKSRTAADLARDYCIDASAVTRLLDRLEAQGLLMRERSKTDRRTVELRATEAGYAMADRMPDIFVRAADHLLRGFTVEEVGFLKSLLRRVIVNGESG from the coding sequence ATGTCCGAACCGTCCGCCCCCCTTTCCGAGACTTCAGCGCCGCCGGCCAATCCCACTGTCGATTCGACCATCCAGTCGCCTCGTAACGCCTACGACATCGACGATTCGCTCGGCTATCTCGTCGCACGGGTGCGTCAACTGATCATGGCGGAGCTTACGAAAGAAACCTCGCAGTTCGGGCTGACCAGCACGCAGGCGACCATGCTTTACAAGGTCGCCACGGGCAAGAGCAGGACAGCGGCGGACCTCGCGCGCGACTACTGTATAGATGCGAGCGCCGTTACGCGCCTGCTCGATCGGCTCGAAGCCCAAGGTCTGCTGATGCGCGAGCGCAGCAAGACGGACCGCCGCACAGTGGAACTGCGCGCGACCGAGGCAGGCTACGCCATGGCCGACCGGATGCCGGACATCTTCGTGCGCGCCGCCGATCATCTGCTGCGCGGCTTCACCGTCGAGGAAGTGGGTTTTCTGAAAAGCCTGCTGCGACGCGTGATCGTCAACGGCGAGAGCGGGTAA
- the typA gene encoding translational GTPase TypA: MTRALRNIAIIAHVDHGKTTLVDQLLRQSGTFRENQQIAERVMDSNDIEKERGITILAKNCAVEYEGTHINIVDTPGHADFGGEVERVLSMVDGVLLLVDAVEGPMPQTRFVTRKALGLGLKPIVVVNKIDRPGARPDWVINQTFDLMDKLGATDEQLDFPVIYASGLNGFAGLDADVREGDMRPLFNAILEHVPVREADVDAPLQLQISSLDYSTFVGRIGIGRITRGRIKPGQQVAMRFGPEGEVLKRKINQVLTFKGLERVMSDGAQAGDIVLINGIEDVGIGATICDVEAPEALPLLTVDEPTLTMNFCVNTSPLAGREGKFVTSRQIRDRLHKELNHNVALRVKDTSEDSVFEVSGRGELHLTILIENMRREGYELAVSRPRVVLKEIDGVKHEPYELLTIDLEDDHQGAVMEEIGRRKGEMLDMVSDGRGRTRLEYRIPARGLIGFQGDFLSMTRGTGLMSHIFDAYAPLKDGSLGERRNGVLISQDDGAAVAYALWKLQDRGRMFVSPGDALYEGMIIGIHSRDNDLVVNPIKGKQLTNVRASGTDEAVRLVPPIALSLEYAVEFIDDDELVEVTPQTIRLRKRFLKEHERKRASREEK, encoded by the coding sequence ATGACCCGCGCTCTCCGTAATATCGCCATCATCGCGCACGTCGACCACGGCAAAACCACGCTCGTCGACCAGCTGCTGCGCCAGTCCGGCACTTTCCGCGAAAACCAGCAGATCGCTGAACGTGTGATGGACTCGAACGACATCGAAAAAGAGCGCGGCATCACGATCCTCGCCAAGAACTGCGCCGTCGAGTACGAAGGCACGCACATCAACATCGTCGACACGCCGGGCCACGCGGACTTCGGCGGCGAAGTGGAGCGCGTGCTCTCGATGGTCGACGGGGTGCTGCTGCTGGTCGACGCCGTCGAAGGCCCGATGCCGCAGACCCGTTTCGTGACGCGCAAGGCGCTCGGCCTCGGTCTGAAGCCGATCGTGGTGGTCAACAAGATCGACCGCCCGGGCGCGCGTCCGGACTGGGTGATCAACCAGACGTTCGACCTGATGGACAAGCTCGGCGCCACCGACGAGCAGCTCGATTTCCCGGTCATCTACGCTTCGGGGCTGAACGGTTTCGCGGGCCTCGACGCCGACGTGCGCGAGGGCGACATGCGCCCGTTGTTCAACGCGATCCTCGAGCACGTGCCCGTGCGTGAAGCCGACGTCGACGCCCCGCTGCAGCTCCAGATCAGCTCGCTCGACTATTCGACGTTCGTGGGCCGCATCGGTATCGGCCGCATCACGCGCGGTCGCATCAAACCGGGCCAGCAAGTCGCCATGCGCTTCGGTCCGGAAGGCGAAGTGCTCAAGCGCAAGATCAACCAGGTGCTGACGTTCAAGGGCCTGGAGCGCGTGATGTCGGACGGCGCGCAGGCCGGCGACATCGTGCTGATCAACGGCATCGAAGACGTGGGCATCGGCGCGACGATCTGCGACGTGGAAGCTCCGGAAGCGCTGCCGCTGCTGACCGTCGACGAGCCGACGCTCACCATGAACTTCTGCGTGAACACGTCGCCGCTGGCCGGTCGTGAAGGCAAGTTCGTGACGAGCCGTCAGATTCGCGATCGTCTGCACAAGGAACTCAACCACAACGTGGCGCTGCGTGTGAAGGACACCTCGGAAGACTCCGTCTTCGAAGTGTCGGGTCGCGGCGAACTGCACCTGACGATTCTCATCGAGAACATGCGTCGCGAAGGCTACGAGCTGGCCGTGTCGCGTCCGCGCGTGGTGCTCAAGGAAATCGACGGTGTGAAGCACGAGCCATACGAACTGCTGACCATCGACCTGGAAGACGATCACCAGGGCGCGGTCATGGAGGAAATCGGCCGTCGCAAGGGCGAAATGCTGGACATGGTCTCGGACGGCCGTGGCCGCACGCGTCTGGAGTACCGCATTCCGGCACGTGGCTTGATCGGCTTCCAGGGCGACTTCCTGTCGATGACCCGTGGTACGGGCCTGATGAGCCACATCTTCGACGCCTACGCACCGCTCAAGGATGGTTCGCTGGGCGAGCGTCGCAACGGCGTGCTGATCTCCCAGGACGACGGTGCCGCCGTGGCCTACGCCCTGTGGAAGTTGCAGGACCGTGGTCGCATGTTCGTGTCGCCGGGCGATGCGCTGTATGAAGGCATGATCATCGGCATCCACAGCCGCGACAACGACCTCGTCGTCAACCCGATCAAGGGCAAGCAGCTCACGAACGTGCGTGCGTCGGGTACCGACGAAGCCGTGCGTCTGGTGCCGCCGATCGCATTGAGCCTGGAATACGCCGTGGAATTCATCGACGACGACGAACTCGTCGAAGTCACGCCGCAAACGATTCGTCTGCGCAAGCGTTTCCTGAAGGAACACGAGCGCAAGCGCGCCTCGCGCGAAGAGAAGTAA
- a CDS encoding enoyl-CoA hydratase/isomerase family protein: protein MTEFVRTEIRGRIGFITLTRPKALNALSHDMIRAIAAALDGWRDDPKVLGVVLQGEGEKGLCAGGDIRYFHEAVSAGRTDIMDFFTDEYRLNYAIAAYPKPYIALMDGVVMGGGMGVSQGAALRIVTEATRMAMPETAIGLFPDVGGGYFLANLAGRLGEYLGTTGLVFGAVDACEIGLADAVLPRASLPALCELLANGEWQNADAVLDAARNFARESLPPAGIAPGKLAPLRDVIDHHFGLPDMPAILHSLKREARCEYSGWAEETEDLLRAKRSPLMVCVTLEQVRRARKLSLADELREEWLMMRSVFNLDGRTGAEGVEGIRALVVDKDHKPRWQHANIEAVTHADVARFFEGERRGADNPLRDLGQ from the coding sequence ATGACCGAATTTGTCCGCACCGAAATCCGTGGTCGCATTGGTTTCATCACGCTGACGCGCCCGAAGGCTCTCAACGCGCTGTCGCACGACATGATCCGCGCGATCGCTGCTGCGCTCGATGGCTGGCGCGACGACCCGAAGGTGCTCGGCGTCGTGCTGCAAGGAGAGGGCGAGAAGGGCTTGTGCGCGGGGGGCGACATTCGCTATTTCCATGAGGCCGTCAGTGCCGGGCGCACCGACATCATGGACTTTTTCACCGACGAGTACCGGCTGAACTACGCCATCGCCGCTTATCCGAAGCCCTACATCGCATTGATGGACGGCGTGGTGATGGGCGGCGGCATGGGCGTCTCACAGGGAGCCGCGCTGCGCATCGTGACCGAAGCGACGCGCATGGCGATGCCCGAAACGGCTATCGGGCTGTTCCCTGATGTCGGCGGGGGGTATTTCCTCGCGAATCTCGCAGGGCGTCTCGGCGAGTATCTCGGCACGACCGGCCTCGTGTTCGGTGCTGTCGACGCATGTGAAATCGGCCTGGCCGACGCGGTGCTGCCGCGCGCCTCGCTGCCTGCGCTGTGCGAATTGCTGGCGAACGGCGAGTGGCAGAACGCCGATGCCGTGCTCGATGCGGCGCGCAACTTTGCTCGCGAGAGCCTGCCGCCCGCCGGCATTGCCCCGGGCAAGCTCGCGCCGTTGCGCGATGTCATTGATCATCATTTCGGTCTGCCCGACATGCCAGCCATTCTTCACTCGCTCAAGCGGGAAGCGCGTTGCGAGTATTCGGGGTGGGCCGAAGAGACGGAGGACCTGCTGCGTGCCAAGCGCTCGCCGCTGATGGTCTGTGTCACGCTGGAGCAGGTGCGCCGCGCCCGCAAACTGTCGTTGGCCGACGAGCTGCGCGAGGAGTGGCTGATGATGCGCAGCGTCTTCAACCTCGATGGCCGTACGGGCGCCGAAGGTGTGGAGGGGATTCGCGCACTGGTCGTGGACAAGGATCACAAGCCGCGCTGGCAGCACGCGAACATCGAAGCGGTGACGCACGCCGATGTGGCGCGCTTCTTCGAAGGTGAGCGCCGCGGCGCAGACAACCCCTTGCGCGATCTGGGGCAGTGA
- the lexA gene encoding transcriptional repressor LexA: protein MIKLTARQQQVYELVRQAIERTGFPPTRAEIAAELGFSSANAAEEHLRALARKGVIELAAGQSRGIRLKRLDEAGGAHQFTLPHMSLMQLSLPLVGRVAAGSPILAQEHIERNFQCDPNMFARQPDYLLKVRGMSMRDAGILDGDLLAVQKAADAREGQIVVARIGDDVTVKRFHRIKGGVELIAENPDFENIHVDEGSGDFALEGIAVGLIRNNDL from the coding sequence ATGATCAAACTGACTGCCCGTCAACAGCAAGTCTACGAACTGGTCCGACAAGCGATCGAGCGCACCGGCTTTCCGCCTACGCGCGCCGAGATTGCGGCCGAACTGGGCTTCTCCTCGGCCAATGCGGCGGAGGAGCATCTGCGGGCGCTGGCGCGCAAGGGCGTGATCGAACTGGCGGCCGGTCAGTCGCGCGGCATCCGCCTCAAGCGTCTGGACGAAGCTGGTGGCGCGCATCAGTTCACGTTGCCGCATATGAGCCTCATGCAACTGTCGCTGCCGCTCGTCGGACGTGTGGCCGCCGGTAGCCCGATCCTGGCGCAGGAGCACATCGAACGCAATTTCCAGTGCGATCCGAACATGTTCGCGCGCCAACCCGATTACCTGTTGAAGGTGCGCGGGATGTCGATGCGCGACGCCGGCATTCTCGATGGCGACCTGCTCGCCGTGCAGAAGGCCGCGGACGCACGCGAAGGTCAGATCGTCGTGGCGCGTATCGGCGACGACGTGACCGTCAAACGATTTCATCGCATCAAGGGCGGGGTCGAACTCATCGCCGAGAACCCCGACTTCGAGAACATCCATGTCGATGAAGGAAGCGGTGACTTTGCGCTGGAGGGGATTGCGGTTGGCCTGATCCGCAACAACGACCTCTAG
- a CDS encoding sulfate ABC transporter substrate-binding protein, translating to MAIQAHAASVSLLNVSYDPTRELYADYNKAFEAHYKQIAGDTVNVKASHGGSGKQARTVLDGAPADVVTLGISADIDELAQAGLVSKDWQKRLPDNATPYTSTIVLLVRKGNPKQIKDWGDLVKPGISVVTPNPKTSAGARWNYLAAWLYALKQPGGNEQKAQDFVKALYRNVGVLDSGARGATTTFVERGIGDVLIAWENEALLSVKDLGPDKFDIVVPSSSILTEPPVAVVDKNVDKRGTRKVAEAYLQWLYSPQGQEIAAKHFYRPRSPEIAKKYESQYPKLKLYTVDADLGGWTKTQAKHFADGGIFDQIYTKK from the coding sequence ATGGCGATTCAGGCGCACGCGGCGAGTGTTTCGCTGCTGAACGTGTCGTACGATCCGACGCGTGAACTGTACGCCGACTACAACAAGGCCTTCGAAGCGCATTACAAGCAGATCGCGGGCGACACGGTCAACGTGAAGGCCTCGCACGGCGGCTCGGGCAAGCAGGCCCGCACCGTGCTCGATGGCGCACCCGCCGACGTCGTCACGCTCGGCATCTCGGCCGACATCGACGAACTGGCGCAAGCCGGCCTCGTGAGCAAGGACTGGCAGAAGCGTCTGCCGGACAACGCCACGCCGTACACGTCCACCATCGTGTTGCTCGTGCGCAAGGGCAATCCGAAGCAGATCAAGGACTGGGGCGATCTGGTCAAGCCGGGCATCAGCGTCGTCACGCCGAATCCGAAGACCTCGGCCGGCGCTCGCTGGAACTACCTCGCCGCATGGCTCTATGCGCTCAAGCAACCGGGCGGCAACGAGCAGAAGGCGCAGGATTTCGTCAAGGCGCTGTACAGGAACGTCGGCGTGCTCGATTCGGGCGCACGCGGGGCGACGACCACGTTCGTCGAACGCGGTATCGGCGACGTGCTGATCGCCTGGGAAAACGAGGCGCTGCTGTCGGTGAAGGACCTCGGTCCGGACAAGTTCGACATCGTCGTGCCGTCGTCGTCGATCCTGACGGAGCCGCCGGTGGCGGTGGTCGACAAGAACGTCGACAAGCGCGGTACGCGCAAGGTCGCCGAGGCCTATCTGCAATGGCTGTACTCGCCGCAGGGGCAGGAAATCGCCGCCAAGCACTTCTACCGTCCGCGCTCGCCGGAAATCGCGAAGAAGTACGAGTCGCAGTATCCGAAGCTCAAGCTCTATACGGTCGACGCCGATCTGGGCGGCTGGACGAAGACGCAGGCGAAGCACTTTGCCGACGGCGGCATCTTCGACCAGATCTACACTAAGAAGTAA
- the cysT gene encoding sulfate ABC transporter permease subunit CysT yields MSTALFPLWRKPSALPGFGLTMGYTVAYLSLVVLVPLLMVFIKASSLDWASFVAAVGSPRVLASYRLTFGISLAAALLNAVFGFILAWVLVRYTFPGKRFVDALIDLPFALPTSVAGIVLAAVYAPNGWVGRWFEPLGIKIAFTPLGIFVALTFIGLPFVVRTLQPVLEEFEREQEEAAACLGASRWQTVRHVILPAVLPALLTGFALAFARAVGEYGSVIFIAGNIPMVSEITSLLIVTKLEQFDYAGAAALAVVMLGISFVLLLLINTLQWWLQNRHSGRRASGV; encoded by the coding sequence ATGAGTACCGCACTGTTTCCTCTCTGGCGCAAGCCGAGTGCCTTGCCGGGCTTCGGCCTGACGATGGGCTACACCGTCGCGTACCTGAGCCTCGTGGTGCTGGTGCCGTTGCTGATGGTCTTCATCAAGGCGAGTTCGCTCGACTGGGCGAGCTTCGTGGCCGCCGTGGGTTCGCCGCGCGTGCTGGCGTCGTACCGCCTCACGTTTGGGATCTCGCTCGCGGCGGCGCTTCTCAATGCCGTGTTCGGCTTCATTCTGGCGTGGGTGCTGGTGCGCTACACGTTCCCGGGCAAGCGCTTCGTCGACGCGCTCATCGACCTGCCGTTCGCGCTGCCGACGTCGGTCGCCGGCATCGTGCTGGCGGCTGTCTATGCGCCCAACGGCTGGGTCGGACGCTGGTTCGAGCCGCTTGGCATCAAGATCGCTTTCACGCCGCTGGGCATTTTCGTGGCGCTGACGTTCATCGGTCTGCCGTTCGTCGTGCGCACGCTCCAACCGGTGCTCGAAGAGTTCGAGCGCGAGCAGGAGGAGGCGGCGGCGTGCTTGGGCGCGTCGCGCTGGCAAACGGTGCGTCACGTCATCCTGCCGGCCGTGCTGCCCGCGCTGCTGACCGGTTTCGCACTGGCCTTCGCGCGCGCCGTCGGCGAATACGGTTCTGTCATCTTCATCGCGGGCAACATCCCGATGGTCTCGGAAATCACGTCGCTGCTCATCGTCACCAAGCTCGAGCAGTTCGATTACGCGGGCGCCGCGGCGCTGGCCGTGGTGATGCTGGGCATCTCGTTCGTGTTGCTGCTCCTTATCAATACCCTGCAATGGTGGCTGCAAAACCGCCATTCGGGCCGGCGCGCCAGCGGCGTGTGA
- the cysW gene encoding sulfate ABC transporter permease subunit CysW yields MSDSLALSPALSQTTSAHRADPTDEPALVKVVLIGVALLFFALFLVLPLVSVFVTALGKGLAAYWEGLANDDALSAIRLTLLIAVIAVPLNLVFGVAASWAIARFEFRGKSFLTTLIDLPFSVSPVIAGMTFLLLFGRQGPLWDWLDAHNLKIVFALPGLVLATVFVTFPFVARELIPLMQAQGSEEEEAARVLGASGWQVFTRVTLPKIKWGLLYGVILCNARAMGEFGAVSVVSGHIRGETNTLPLHVEIEYNDYHTVGAFAAASILALLALATLALKLWAERKLAQDKAARREDAVQA; encoded by the coding sequence ATGTCCGATTCACTCGCACTGTCGCCCGCCTTGTCGCAGACGACCTCCGCGCACCGCGCCGATCCCACCGACGAGCCGGCGCTCGTCAAGGTCGTGCTCATTGGCGTGGCGCTGCTGTTCTTTGCGCTGTTCCTGGTGTTGCCGCTCGTGTCGGTGTTCGTTACCGCGCTGGGCAAGGGCCTGGCTGCCTACTGGGAGGGGCTGGCCAACGACGACGCATTGTCGGCCATTCGCCTCACGCTGCTCATCGCGGTCATCGCCGTGCCGCTCAATCTCGTGTTCGGCGTGGCCGCATCGTGGGCGATTGCGCGCTTCGAATTTCGCGGCAAGAGCTTCCTCACCACGCTCATCGACCTGCCGTTCTCGGTCTCGCCGGTCATTGCCGGCATGACGTTCCTGCTGCTCTTCGGCCGTCAGGGCCCGCTGTGGGACTGGCTCGACGCGCACAACCTGAAGATCGTGTTCGCACTGCCGGGCCTGGTGCTCGCCACGGTGTTCGTCACGTTTCCTTTCGTCGCGCGCGAGCTGATCCCGCTCATGCAGGCGCAAGGCAGCGAAGAGGAGGAGGCGGCGCGCGTGCTCGGCGCGAGCGGCTGGCAGGTGTTCACCCGCGTGACGCTGCCCAAGATCAAATGGGGGCTGCTGTACGGCGTGATCCTGTGCAACGCCCGTGCGATGGGCGAATTCGGTGCGGTGTCGGTCGTCTCCGGCCACATTCGCGGCGAGACGAACACGCTGCCGCTGCACGTGGAGATCGAATACAACGATTACCACACCGTGGGCGCATTCGCGGCGGCATCGATTCTCGCGCTGCTGGCGCTTGCCACGCTTGCGCTCAAGCTCTGGGCCGAGCGCAAGCTGGCGCAGGACAAGGCCGCGCGGCGCGAAGACGCCGTACAGGCCTGA
- a CDS encoding sulfate/molybdate ABC transporter ATP-binding protein: MSIQVQQVSKRFGDFAALDDVSLEFPTGELVALLGPSGCGKTTLLRIVAGLEFADAGRVLLNGEDVASVGTRERQVGFVFQHYALFRHMTVFENVAFGLRVKSRRERLPDARIRAKVHELLGLVQLDWLADHYPAELSGGQRQRIALARALAVEPKVLLLDEPFGALDAKVRKELRSWLRRLHDELHITTIFVTHDQEEALEVADRIVLMNRGKVEQIGAPQDVYDTPESAFVYEFLGAANRLSGELRTHDFIADAGAYRVTVPRDDLPALPRDGRAIAYVRPHDLTLLPAHDGGPGIDVAVRRAIPLGGTVRVELAAPGDAVWEAELTRSGWQALKADAGATLRAVPRQLRVFAAQA; this comes from the coding sequence ATGAGTATCCAGGTACAACAGGTTTCGAAGCGTTTCGGTGATTTCGCGGCGCTCGACGACGTCAGTCTAGAATTCCCCACGGGCGAGCTCGTCGCGCTGCTCGGGCCGTCCGGCTGCGGCAAGACCACGCTGCTGCGCATCGTCGCCGGGCTGGAGTTCGCCGATGCGGGGCGCGTGTTGCTCAATGGCGAAGACGTCGCCTCGGTCGGCACGCGCGAGCGGCAGGTCGGCTTCGTGTTCCAGCATTACGCGCTGTTCCGTCACATGACGGTGTTCGAGAACGTGGCGTTCGGCCTGCGCGTGAAGTCGCGTCGGGAGCGCCTTCCGGACGCGCGGATTCGCGCCAAGGTGCACGAACTGCTGGGCCTGGTCCAGCTCGATTGGCTCGCCGATCACTATCCGGCCGAGCTTTCGGGCGGGCAGCGTCAGCGCATTGCGCTGGCGCGTGCGCTGGCCGTCGAGCCGAAGGTGCTGCTGCTCGATGAACCGTTCGGCGCGCTCGACGCGAAGGTGCGCAAGGAGCTGCGCAGCTGGCTGCGCCGGCTGCACGACGAGCTGCACATCACGACGATCTTCGTCACGCACGATCAGGAAGAGGCGCTCGAAGTGGCCGATCGCATCGTGCTGATGAACCGCGGCAAGGTCGAGCAGATCGGTGCGCCGCAGGACGTATACGACACGCCGGAAAGTGCCTTCGTATATGAATTCCTCGGCGCGGCCAACCGTCTCTCGGGCGAGTTGCGTACGCACGATTTCATCGCGGATGCCGGCGCGTATCGGGTGACGGTGCCGCGCGACGATCTGCCGGCGCTGCCGCGGGACGGCCGGGCGATCGCGTACGTGCGTCCGCACGATCTCACGTTGCTGCCGGCGCATGACGGCGGCCCCGGCATCGACGTGGCCGTGCGCCGTGCGATTCCGCTGGGCGGCACCGTGCGCGTGGAGCTCGCCGCACCTGGCGACGCCGTATGGGAGGCGGAACTCACGCGCTCGGGCTGGCAGGCGTTGAAGGCCGATGCCGGTGCGACGCTGCGCGCCGTGCCGCGTCAGTTGCGCGTGTTCGCCGCGCAGGCGTGA